The following are encoded in a window of Candidatus Sericytochromatia bacterium genomic DNA:
- a CDS encoding FHIPEP family type III secretion protein, translated as MKHPLSRLIARYGRERGTYLFGEYAAMSSLGFVAYARRHSPLMLASLEAQLAPLNLWPEHPWSLETPDEEIPAETGIWDTPPLPTLDGLAHLVEKPLLWAAGSDLFDQEARWAEQAQAPTGAWFEASRLKLSEQAGFLLPSLATRLDGNLATHAYQIRIWGRTVAEGVAYPGLDCILADLDGPRPPVPLGWQMQPTGLGWSAWMPVGPHSVPPEGLERLHWLAWVERHVSHVVRNSLDALLTEEALVPLLLEASRAGYQRELERYVSVPELLRVFRTLLRQGLPLRPLPQMLEALQQAVLSGLAARTMLPPDMERLGRRLPFFSTQQLVRIVRVALALPPDGEIE; from the coding sequence GTGAAGCACCCCCTGTCCCGCCTGATTGCTCGCTACGGCCGTGAACGTGGAACCTATCTGTTTGGCGAATATGCGGCGATGTCCTCCCTGGGGTTCGTCGCCTACGCCCGGCGACATTCGCCGCTGATGCTGGCAAGCTTGGAAGCTCAGCTGGCGCCGCTGAACCTGTGGCCTGAGCATCCCTGGTCGTTGGAGACCCCGGATGAGGAGATTCCGGCGGAGACGGGAATCTGGGACACTCCCCCGCTTCCGACCCTGGACGGATTGGCTCACCTGGTCGAAAAGCCGCTGCTCTGGGCCGCTGGCAGTGATCTGTTCGACCAGGAGGCTCGCTGGGCGGAACAGGCGCAGGCCCCTACGGGAGCCTGGTTTGAGGCCTCCCGGTTGAAATTGTCCGAGCAGGCGGGATTCCTGCTGCCCTCGCTGGCCACGCGTCTCGATGGCAACCTGGCGACCCACGCCTACCAGATCCGGATCTGGGGCCGCACGGTGGCGGAGGGGGTAGCTTATCCTGGCCTGGATTGTATTCTGGCCGACCTGGATGGCCCGCGCCCCCCGGTGCCCCTGGGATGGCAGATGCAACCCACGGGCCTGGGCTGGTCCGCCTGGATGCCGGTCGGCCCTCATTCCGTGCCCCCAGAGGGCCTGGAACGATTGCATTGGCTGGCCTGGGTCGAGCGCCACGTGAGTCACGTGGTGCGAAATTCGCTCGACGCTCTCCTGACGGAGGAGGCATTGGTGCCGCTCTTGTTGGAGGCGAGTCGAGCAGGCTACCAGCGTGAACTGGAACGTTATGTGTCCGTGCCGGAGTTGCTGCGCGTCTTCCGGACCCTGTTGCGTCAGGGGTTACCGCTACGCCCTCTGCCGCAGATGCTCGAGGCTCTGCAGCAGGCCGTCCTGAGTGGCTTGGCTGCGCGAACGATGTTGCCACCCGACATGGAGCGTCTGGGCCGGCGTTTGCCATTCTTCTCCACCCAACAACTCGTTCGGATCGTTCGGGTCGCGCTGGCCCTGCCCCCGGATGGCGAGATCGAATGA
- the allB gene encoding allantoinase AllB — MSFSVNLDADSARSESHAILSRRILTPEGWRSGAVLVTGERIAAIRDAEEVPTDLPVYDVGDAVLTPGVVDTHVHLNEPGRTEWEGFACGTRAAAAGGITTLVDMPLNSIPVTTTLAGLQAKQAAAQDHCWVDVGLWGGVVPGNLEQLGPMAEAGVLGFKAFMCDSGIEEFPASSEVVLRAAMRELAPLGVPLLVHAELESAGPAAVTASRDYATFLASRPAAMEVAAIAVLARLCLETGCRVHIVHLSAADALPVIAKAREVGAPLSVETCPHYLTFAAEEIPDGATEFKCIPPIREASNRERLWQALQEGVIDFVACDHSPCTPALKQRELGDFQAAWGGIASLQFSLMAVWTAAQARGIALPQVYDWLAARPAAFCRQGRRKGAIAPGLDADLVAWQPDAPVLVQADRLFHRHPTTPYLGRELRGRVDATWLRGRRIYHDGACVEHPIGRLLRP; from the coding sequence TTGTCTTTTTCAGTAAATCTCGACGCCGACTCCGCCCGGAGTGAGTCGCACGCCATTCTGTCGCGCCGCATCCTCACGCCTGAGGGATGGCGATCGGGCGCCGTGTTGGTCACAGGTGAACGCATTGCGGCCATCCGCGACGCCGAGGAGGTTCCCACCGATCTCCCGGTGTATGACGTCGGGGATGCCGTCCTGACGCCTGGGGTCGTGGACACGCACGTCCATCTGAACGAACCAGGGCGCACCGAATGGGAAGGCTTTGCCTGCGGAACCCGCGCCGCCGCGGCCGGCGGCATCACCACGCTGGTCGATATGCCCCTCAACAGCATTCCTGTGACCACGACGCTGGCGGGCCTGCAAGCCAAGCAAGCCGCTGCACAAGACCATTGCTGGGTCGATGTGGGTCTTTGGGGCGGCGTCGTGCCTGGCAATCTGGAACAGCTGGGGCCCATGGCGGAGGCCGGCGTGCTAGGTTTCAAGGCCTTCATGTGCGATTCTGGCATCGAGGAATTCCCCGCGTCGTCGGAAGTGGTTCTGAGGGCGGCGATGCGCGAACTGGCTCCCTTGGGAGTTCCATTGCTGGTGCACGCGGAGCTGGAGTCGGCAGGTCCCGCCGCGGTGACGGCTTCTCGCGACTACGCCACGTTCCTGGCGTCGCGTCCGGCCGCCATGGAGGTGGCGGCGATCGCCGTGCTGGCCCGCCTTTGCCTGGAGACGGGTTGCCGCGTTCATATCGTTCATCTGTCAGCGGCTGATGCCCTGCCGGTGATCGCGAAGGCCCGCGAGGTCGGCGCGCCGCTGAGCGTCGAAACCTGTCCCCATTACCTGACCTTTGCTGCAGAGGAGATCCCGGACGGCGCGACGGAGTTCAAATGCATCCCGCCCATTCGCGAAGCGAGCAATCGCGAGCGCCTGTGGCAGGCCCTGCAGGAGGGTGTGATCGATTTCGTGGCGTGTGACCACTCGCCCTGCACCCCAGCCCTGAAGCAACGAGAGCTCGGGGATTTCCAGGCGGCCTGGGGCGGAATCGCCAGCTTGCAATTCAGCTTGATGGCGGTCTGGACGGCCGCACAGGCGCGGGGCATCGCCCTGCCTCAGGTATATGACTGGCTGGCAGCGCGCCCCGCCGCATTTTGTCGACAAGGCCGCCGGAAGGGGGCGATCGCCCCCGGGCTGGATGCGGATCTGGTGGCCTGGCAGCCTGATGCCCCCGTCTTGGTGCAGGCCGACCGGCTGTTCCATCGGCATCCGACCACGCCTTATCTGGGTAGAGAATTGCGTGGAAGGGTCGACGCGACCTGGTTGCGTGGTCGCCGGATCTATCACGACGGCGCGTGCGTCGAACATCCGATTGGACGCTTGTTGAGGCCGTGA
- the alc gene encoding allantoicase, whose translation MPSEFTDLIDLAAERLGGAALFANDEFFAEKENLLKAGRAIFIPDKYTERGKWMDGWETRRKRGPGHDFCVIRLGVPGRIAGFDIDTQHFLGNFPEAAAVDACVASPEASGEALVTQADWQELVPMSRLDGGSQNLFAVSDTRRFTHVRLRIYPDGGVARFRVHGEARPDWATLLASGAPLDLAAVEHGGVALLASDMFFSHRNNLIMPGRGVHMGDGWETKRRRGPGHDWVVLRLGRPGRITRAEVDTHHFKGNFPDQCAIEGASLPHDAPAEFLASLSIDWRPLLKPTALQADQVHVFTQELLPGGPYSHIRLNIFPDGGVSRLRLFGHATEERV comes from the coding sequence ATGCCCTCGGAATTCACCGACCTGATCGATCTGGCAGCCGAGCGCCTGGGCGGAGCCGCGCTGTTTGCCAACGATGAATTCTTCGCCGAGAAAGAAAACCTGCTCAAAGCGGGTCGCGCGATCTTCATCCCGGACAAGTACACGGAACGCGGGAAATGGATGGATGGCTGGGAAACCCGTCGAAAGCGGGGGCCCGGTCACGATTTCTGTGTGATACGCCTGGGTGTGCCCGGACGGATTGCCGGCTTCGATATCGACACGCAGCACTTCCTGGGCAACTTTCCGGAAGCGGCGGCCGTGGATGCTTGCGTGGCCTCCCCCGAGGCCTCCGGTGAAGCCCTGGTGACGCAGGCGGATTGGCAGGAACTCGTGCCGATGTCCCGCCTCGATGGCGGCAGCCAGAACCTCTTCGCGGTGTCGGACACCCGTCGTTTCACCCACGTCAGACTGCGAATTTACCCGGACGGGGGCGTCGCCCGCTTTCGCGTGCACGGGGAAGCCCGACCGGACTGGGCCACGCTGCTGGCATCTGGCGCTCCCTTGGACCTCGCGGCCGTGGAGCACGGGGGGGTCGCGCTGCTGGCCAGTGATATGTTCTTCAGTCATCGCAACAACCTGATCATGCCGGGCCGGGGCGTTCACATGGGTGACGGGTGGGAAACCAAACGTCGACGCGGCCCTGGACACGATTGGGTGGTGCTGAGACTGGGGCGCCCTGGGCGGATCACCAGGGCCGAAGTGGACACCCATCATTTCAAGGGAAATTTCCCCGACCAATGCGCGATCGAGGGCGCCAGTCTGCCCCATGACGCCCCGGCTGAATTCCTCGCGAGCCTCTCGATAGACTGGCGGCCCCTGTTGAAACCGACAGCATTGCAAGCGGACCAGGTCCACGTGTTCACGCAAGAACTCCTTCCTGGTGGCCCTTACAGCCACATCCGCTTGAACATCTTTCCCGATGGCGGCGTGAGTCGGCTGCGCCTGTTCGGCCACGCAACGGAGGAAAGGGTTTGA
- the uraD gene encoding 2-oxo-4-hydroxy-4-carboxy-5-ureidoimidazoline decarboxylase yields MDEFNAAPRQAAIEALQRCCGATTWVQAMVQARPFADLPALLAQADSSWARCGESDWLEAFSHHPRIGDVASLRTKFADTANWAESEQGGTRCADQVTLEALAAGNHDYEARFGHIFIVCATGKTAGEMLELLRTRLDNPLEIERPLAATEQHRITRLRLEKLFT; encoded by the coding sequence TTGGACGAGTTCAACGCGGCGCCCCGGCAGGCGGCTATTGAAGCGTTGCAGCGCTGCTGCGGGGCCACCACTTGGGTCCAAGCGATGGTTCAGGCGCGGCCCTTTGCCGACCTGCCCGCCCTGCTCGCGCAGGCCGATAGCAGTTGGGCTCGATGTGGGGAGAGCGACTGGCTGGAGGCCTTTTCCCACCACCCACGCATCGGCGACGTGGCATCCTTGCGGACAAAATTTGCCGATACAGCCAACTGGGCGGAATCGGAGCAGGGGGGAACCCGCTGTGCGGACCAGGTGACCCTGGAAGCGCTGGCAGCGGGCAATCACGACTATGAGGCGCGCTTCGGTCACATCTTCATTGTCTGCGCCACGGGCAAGACGGCCGGCGAAATGCTTGAATTGCTGCGAACCCGTCTGGACAATCCGCTTGAAATAGAACGTCCCCTGGCCGCCACCGAACAGCATCGAATCACCCGACTGCGCCTGGAGAAATTGTTCACGTGA
- the uraH gene encoding hydroxyisourate hydrolase, whose product MKTACTLSTHVLDTTSGRPAAGIPVSLDRLGEAGPVSICCHSTDADGRVRAFGTEGARFDSGTYRLRFDTAEHFRSQGTTGFYPYVEIVFFMEDTGGHYHVPLLLSPYGYTTYRGS is encoded by the coding sequence GTGAAGACTGCCTGCACGCTTTCGACCCACGTTCTGGACACCACGTCAGGTCGTCCCGCGGCCGGCATCCCCGTGTCTCTCGACCGCCTGGGCGAGGCGGGACCCGTTTCCATCTGTTGCCACAGCACCGATGCGGACGGGCGCGTGCGCGCCTTCGGGACGGAGGGCGCTCGTTTCGACTCCGGCACCTATCGCCTGCGTTTCGACACCGCCGAGCATTTCCGCTCCCAGGGCACGACCGGCTTTTATCCCTACGTCGAGATCGTCTTCTTCATGGAAGACACCGGCGGTCACTATCACGTGCCGCTGTTGCTGAGCCCCTATGGATACACCACCTACAGGGGCAGCTGA
- a CDS encoding tetratricopeptide repeat protein has protein sequence MSPRPLPSSYRLLLLMLLLCGSQIPRPVSAAPLQVAVEQAVGAPGLNSPAPSSRRPSKIDLLRRLAESGNPEAQFNLALLHDQGEELPENNEEALKWYRKAADQGFTRAQFNLAIMYDEGEGVSEDNAEAVKWYTKAANQGDPAAMFNLGIMHARGEGVPANKAEARSWFLKAAEAGDVSAMFNLALIFDEGDDVQEDNVQALKWYRKAAERGHPKAQLNLGLMYDEGEGINEDNAEAVKWYRRSAEQGNAKAQFNLGLMLAKGEGVKPDKGEAARWYTRAAQQGDVSAQYNLALAFEEGDGVPKDMVSAFVWYQLAADRGDEDARNNLAALKLRMSPKQLADADKRLLTQRKGSQP, from the coding sequence ATGTCACCGCGCCCATTGCCGTCCTCGTACCGCCTGCTTCTGCTGATGCTGCTGCTCTGCGGTAGCCAGATACCGAGACCTGTCTCGGCGGCTCCCCTGCAAGTGGCTGTCGAGCAGGCCGTCGGCGCACCCGGTCTCAACAGTCCGGCGCCGAGTTCAAGACGCCCCAGTAAGATCGACCTGTTGCGCCGTCTCGCGGAGAGTGGAAACCCCGAGGCGCAGTTCAACCTGGCACTTCTCCACGACCAGGGGGAGGAATTGCCGGAAAACAATGAGGAGGCGCTGAAGTGGTATCGGAAGGCCGCTGACCAGGGGTTCACGCGGGCCCAATTCAACTTGGCCATCATGTATGACGAGGGCGAAGGCGTCTCGGAAGACAATGCCGAGGCGGTCAAGTGGTACACGAAAGCGGCCAATCAAGGCGACCCTGCGGCCATGTTCAATTTGGGCATCATGCACGCACGTGGCGAGGGGGTGCCCGCGAACAAGGCGGAGGCACGCAGCTGGTTCCTCAAGGCGGCGGAAGCCGGTGACGTGTCGGCGATGTTCAATTTGGCCCTGATTTTTGATGAGGGAGACGATGTCCAAGAGGATAACGTCCAGGCCCTCAAGTGGTATCGCAAGGCCGCTGAGCGGGGACACCCCAAGGCGCAACTCAACCTCGGTCTGATGTATGACGAGGGAGAGGGCATCAACGAAGACAACGCCGAGGCCGTCAAGTGGTATCGCCGTTCGGCGGAGCAAGGGAATGCCAAGGCGCAATTCAATCTGGGATTGATGTTGGCCAAGGGAGAAGGCGTCAAGCCGGACAAGGGCGAGGCCGCTCGCTGGTATACCCGGGCTGCGCAACAGGGCGATGTTTCGGCGCAATACAACCTGGCCCTGGCCTTTGAAGAAGGCGACGGCGTGCCCAAGGACATGGTCAGCGCCTTTGTCTGGTATCAACTGGCTGCGGACCGCGGCGATGAAGATGCCCGCAACAATCTGGCCGCCCTGAAACTCCGCATGTCGCCGAAACAGCTCGCCGATGCCGACAAACGCCTGCTGACCCAGCGGAAAGGGTCTCAGCCCTGA
- a CDS encoding phosphoenolpyruvate kinase yields the protein MNPSVPIPSLGPELTAEIEAELTRANAAHSRLFPGDSTVRQPVHTVYGGAQLWRSDSVVKMAERARAAMREYAPNAVVFAKAIDLPGADSLPDDLASAAALEAAVAANPNAARQTHRAAWLAWTIYRRVWEKLEREAVEDFRIDFEDGYGIRPDVEEDLQAVAAAEETAKGLAANTLPPFLGIRIKPFNAELQHRSIRTLDLFLSTLVRTSGGVLPANFVVTLPKVVSVAQVTAFVRVLSELERALDLAQGSLRCELMVETPQSILGPDGHSPLPAMVRETAGRCVGAHFGTYDYTAGCNVTAAEQRMDHPVCDFARHVMQVTLAGTGVNLSDGATNVMPVAPHRGDSLSLEQLAENRSTVHRAWRLHVSHVRHSLAHAYYQGWDLHPAQLPTRYAAVYAFFLEGLEAASVRLKNFIEKAAQATLVGDVFDDAATGQGLLNFFLRGINCGAIEEGEALQTGLTLEELRGRSFVKILDNRRAHPSG from the coding sequence ATGAATCCATCCGTGCCAATCCCGTCCCTGGGTCCGGAACTGACGGCTGAGATTGAGGCTGAACTCACTCGCGCGAATGCGGCACACTCCCGCCTCTTCCCGGGCGACTCGACCGTTCGCCAGCCCGTTCACACGGTCTATGGTGGGGCCCAGTTATGGCGCTCTGATTCCGTGGTGAAAATGGCGGAGCGAGCGCGGGCCGCGATGCGCGAATACGCCCCCAATGCGGTGGTTTTTGCAAAGGCCATCGACCTTCCCGGGGCGGACTCCTTGCCTGACGACCTGGCCAGCGCGGCGGCGCTGGAGGCGGCCGTGGCGGCCAACCCGAACGCGGCTCGGCAAACCCACCGCGCAGCTTGGCTGGCCTGGACCATCTATCGGCGCGTCTGGGAGAAACTCGAACGCGAGGCCGTGGAGGATTTTCGGATCGACTTTGAAGACGGCTACGGCATCCGCCCGGATGTGGAAGAGGACCTTCAGGCCGTGGCGGCTGCCGAAGAAACGGCCAAAGGTTTGGCGGCTAACACGTTACCCCCGTTTTTGGGCATTCGCATCAAGCCGTTCAACGCGGAGTTGCAGCACCGCTCCATCAGGACCCTCGACCTGTTTCTGTCCACCTTGGTCCGGACCTCCGGTGGCGTGCTTCCGGCCAATTTTGTCGTCACGTTGCCGAAGGTCGTCTCCGTGGCTCAGGTCACCGCCTTTGTGCGGGTGTTGAGTGAACTGGAAAGGGCGCTGGACCTGGCGCAGGGCAGCTTGCGTTGTGAACTGATGGTCGAGACGCCGCAATCCATCTTGGGTCCTGATGGACACTCGCCGCTGCCCGCCATGGTGCGGGAAACGGCCGGGCGTTGTGTGGGAGCGCACTTTGGAACCTATGACTACACGGCGGGCTGTAACGTGACGGCGGCCGAGCAACGCATGGACCATCCAGTGTGCGATTTCGCCCGTCATGTGATGCAGGTGACCCTGGCTGGAACGGGGGTCAATCTGTCAGATGGCGCCACCAATGTCATGCCGGTGGCCCCGCATCGCGGGGATTCCCTCAGCCTGGAGCAGCTGGCGGAAAACCGGAGCACGGTGCATCGGGCCTGGCGCCTTCACGTCTCGCACGTGCGCCATTCACTTGCCCATGCCTACTATCAAGGTTGGGATCTCCACCCGGCGCAATTGCCCACGCGCTACGCGGCGGTGTATGCCTTTTTTCTCGAGGGTCTGGAAGCGGCGAGTGTGCGACTCAAAAACTTCATCGAGAAGGCGGCGCAGGCCACGCTGGTCGGAGACGTGTTCGACGATGCGGCAACCGGGCAAGGGCTGTTGAATTTCTTTCTGCGCGGCATCAATTGTGGCGCCATCGAGGAAGGGGAAGCCCTTCAGACCGGTCTGACGCTGGAAGAATTGCGGGGACGTTCGTTCGTCAAGATTCTCGACAACCGCCGCGCCCACCCCTCCGGATGA
- a CDS encoding ABC transporter substrate-binding protein, protein MPVLCLLWLPGCGLETAATRGTFRVALQDDPHSLDPAVGYDVPTWSLEHLLFESLVTFGNDQHIEPALASSWRQPDPRTYVFTLKRAHFHDGRPVRSRDVVASLNRLLAPSTRSPGATFYTGIEGADACLTGKALAATGISAPDDRTVRIVLKTPDPIFLHKLAMPFASVLPEDVAAKDAQRKPVGTGPFRLLSWRRGEKMVFVRHSPPPASPPPTRLPAPIQRVEVGLGVHENIEVLKFERGELDVIGALRNIPAADFVRLSQQTPAGCRMFRGNDAAVQYVTINAEMPPFDRREVRRAIAQAIDKQRIVQLVNGRGTPAAGILPPGIPGYDPDFRGLSHDPAESRRALVKAGYPSGFAVTYGCVANDTQRKVAQAIQQDLARIGVNVTIKPMAFPTYLQAKSTRGQVQIGSGNWSQDYPDPSNFLVTLYHSKNIREVDSLNDSFYRNPEVDRLFDLAERTASPRARWESFRRAEALIIEDAPVVPLYHPIKCHLTGPRVRGYGLHPVWGLDLTGVELN, encoded by the coding sequence TTGCCAGTCCTTTGCCTGCTCTGGCTACCTGGTTGCGGGCTGGAGACAGCCGCGACCCGAGGGACCTTTCGCGTCGCGCTGCAAGACGACCCCCATTCACTTGACCCGGCTGTCGGTTACGACGTTCCCACCTGGTCGCTCGAGCATTTGCTGTTCGAAAGCCTGGTCACCTTTGGCAACGACCAACACATCGAACCAGCCTTGGCCTCCTCCTGGAGGCAACCCGATCCCCGCACCTATGTGTTCACCCTGAAACGTGCTCACTTTCACGATGGACGGCCCGTCAGGTCACGCGATGTGGTGGCCAGTCTCAACCGCTTGCTGGCCCCCTCGACCCGGTCGCCCGGTGCCACTTTCTACACCGGCATCGAAGGGGCGGACGCTTGCCTGACCGGGAAGGCGTTAGCCGCCACAGGGATATCGGCGCCAGACGATCGCACCGTGCGCATCGTGCTGAAGACACCAGACCCGATCTTCCTCCACAAACTGGCCATGCCCTTTGCCTCGGTGCTGCCCGAAGACGTGGCGGCCAAGGACGCGCAGCGAAAACCGGTTGGCACCGGCCCCTTCCGCCTGCTTTCTTGGCGCCGTGGTGAAAAAATGGTGTTTGTCCGCCATTCTCCCCCGCCGGCCAGTCCACCCCCAACTCGACTCCCAGCTCCCATCCAGCGCGTCGAGGTAGGTCTCGGCGTCCACGAAAACATCGAAGTCCTGAAATTTGAACGGGGCGAACTGGATGTCATCGGGGCTCTCAGAAACATCCCGGCGGCAGACTTCGTGCGACTGTCGCAGCAGACGCCAGCCGGGTGCCGGATGTTCAGGGGCAATGATGCCGCCGTGCAATACGTGACCATCAACGCCGAGATGCCCCCTTTCGACCGGCGTGAGGTTCGACGCGCCATCGCCCAGGCGATCGACAAGCAACGCATCGTGCAACTGGTCAACGGAAGAGGAACGCCCGCCGCCGGGATTCTTCCGCCTGGAATCCCCGGCTATGACCCGGACTTTCGGGGCTTGTCCCATGACCCGGCGGAGTCGCGACGCGCCCTGGTGAAAGCCGGCTACCCGAGTGGCTTTGCCGTGACTTACGGCTGCGTGGCCAATGACACCCAGCGAAAGGTGGCCCAGGCCATTCAGCAAGACCTCGCGCGCATCGGGGTCAACGTGACCATCAAGCCCATGGCCTTTCCCACCTATCTGCAAGCGAAGTCAACGCGGGGACAGGTTCAGATCGGCAGTGGAAACTGGTCTCAAGACTATCCCGATCCCAGCAACTTCCTGGTAACGCTCTACCACAGCAAGAACATCCGAGAGGTGGACTCGCTGAACGATTCGTTCTACCGTAACCCAGAGGTCGATCGTCTGTTTGACCTCGCCGAGAGGACTGCCAGCCCACGTGCGCGTTGGGAGAGCTTTCGACGGGCGGAGGCACTGATCATCGAAGACGCCCCGGTGGTGCCGCTGTATCACCCGATCAAGTGTCATCTGACAGGTCCGCGCGTCAGGGGTTATGGCCTGCATCCGGTTTGGGGACTGGATTTGACGGGTGTGGAGTTGAACTGA
- a CDS encoding ABC transporter permease, whose protein sequence is MLQRVLARLVGGFAVWLAVAALTFGLTYLVPGNPARMIAGPQADPATVARIQAQLGLDDPVWLRFGRYIWQALHGDFGTSYITDQAVLPAILERFPATLMLALGAICVYLLLGGVLGILAAVRPATVWDRLASTFAIAGYSVPSFWIGMLLLLLLAYRFPVFPLGGADTLWHLVLPSLTLGLAGAASYARVLRQTLGEELRKDYVRAARARGLSETRVVLDHALRNAALPLVTLLGLDFAGLLGGALLTESIFAWPGIGNQAYRAIDTLDVPMIMGTVLFAATIIIAVNALVDASYAVLDPRLRES, encoded by the coding sequence ATGCTGCAACGCGTCCTGGCACGCTTGGTCGGTGGCTTCGCGGTCTGGTTGGCCGTCGCCGCACTCACCTTCGGGCTCACCTACCTGGTGCCAGGGAATCCTGCCCGGATGATTGCGGGTCCACAGGCCGATCCTGCGACCGTCGCGCGCATTCAGGCTCAACTGGGCCTGGATGATCCCGTCTGGTTGCGGTTTGGTCGCTACATCTGGCAGGCCCTTCACGGCGACTTCGGCACATCCTACATCACGGACCAGGCGGTACTCCCCGCCATCTTGGAACGTTTTCCCGCCACGCTGATGCTCGCATTGGGCGCCATCTGTGTCTATCTTCTGCTGGGGGGAGTGCTGGGGATCTTGGCGGCCGTTCGCCCGGCCACCGTGTGGGATCGACTCGCTTCCACCTTCGCCATCGCCGGTTACTCCGTCCCCAGTTTCTGGATCGGCATGCTTTTGCTGTTGCTATTGGCTTATCGTTTCCCCGTCTTCCCACTCGGCGGTGCGGACACGCTCTGGCATCTTGTTCTCCCCTCCCTGACGCTCGGGCTCGCCGGAGCCGCGAGCTATGCCCGCGTGTTGAGACAAACGCTGGGAGAGGAACTGCGCAAGGATTATGTCAGGGCCGCAAGGGCAAGGGGGCTCTCTGAAACGCGGGTGGTGTTGGATCACGCCCTGCGCAACGCTGCCTTGCCTCTGGTCACCCTGCTCGGGCTCGATTTCGCCGGTCTGCTCGGGGGAGCGTTGCTGACCGAAAGTATCTTCGCCTGGCCGGGTATCGGAAATCAGGCCTATCGTGCCATCGACACGCTCGATGTCCCGATGATCATGGGGACGGTTCTGTTCGCGGCCACCATCATCATCGCCGTCAACGCGCTGGTCGACGCCTCTTACGCTGTTCTGGACCCCCGCTTGCGTGAAAGCTGA
- a CDS encoding response regulator transcription factor, protein MSSGPFVLLAIADRALRAQVARRLHDALPCELREALTGPDALNGALQRIPDLAVITTDLPGLDGLAVCHRLRAQEGLGDLPILMLGPRGEQDRKYQAFYVGASDYMELPLDGVEFTYRVRVQLRAWLRRRDTQRSLRRGDIAFDEAQRAVQFEGRSIALTGSEFEILKLLVSEAGCVIGVDRILQDGLRRAVGSSGRQLVHTHIRNLRKKLESSPEQPKRLIRRALGYVWVEAPAESTLTL, encoded by the coding sequence ATGTCGAGCGGTCCCTTTGTCTTACTCGCCATCGCGGACCGCGCCCTGCGTGCCCAGGTGGCGCGACGCTTGCATGACGCGCTCCCGTGCGAATTACGTGAGGCCCTGACGGGGCCCGACGCCCTGAACGGGGCGTTGCAGCGTATTCCTGATCTGGCCGTTATCACGACGGACCTACCCGGACTCGATGGCCTGGCTGTCTGCCATCGACTGCGTGCCCAGGAAGGCCTCGGCGACTTGCCGATCCTCATGTTGGGGCCTCGGGGCGAGCAGGACCGCAAATACCAGGCCTTCTATGTCGGGGCCAGCGATTACATGGAGCTACCGCTCGATGGGGTGGAATTCACCTATCGGGTGCGCGTGCAACTGCGCGCCTGGCTGAGGAGACGCGATACGCAACGGTCGCTGCGGCGTGGAGACATCGCGTTTGACGAGGCCCAGCGCGCCGTCCAATTCGAAGGACGCTCGATCGCGCTGACCGGGTCCGAATTCGAGATTCTGAAACTGCTGGTCAGCGAAGCTGGCTGTGTGATCGGGGTCGACCGCATCCTGCAGGACGGCCTGCGCCGCGCCGTCGGGTCGAGTGGCCGGCAACTCGTACACACGCACATTCGTAACTTGCGAAAAAAACTGGAGTCCTCACCAGAACAGCCGAAGCGCCTGATCCGGCGTGCCCTTGGATACGTCTGGGTGGAGGCGCCAGCTGAATCCACCCTCACTCTCTGA
- a CDS encoding thioesterase family protein: MPLPSPVDEAIRVRYAETDAQGIVYHANHVIYFEVGRGAFLRAQGFDYNAFEAGGHVMVVAELTVKYKAPARYDDALVVRTWLSEVGWTSLVFSYSLLKGDTTIAEGRSVHVCLDRAGRPVAIPSDLRAAVGAVSG, translated from the coding sequence GTGCCCTTGCCTTCCCCGGTCGATGAGGCCATCCGCGTCCGCTACGCCGAAACCGATGCCCAAGGCATCGTGTATCACGCCAACCATGTCATCTATTTCGAAGTGGGGCGTGGGGCGTTCTTGCGAGCTCAGGGCTTCGACTACAACGCGTTCGAGGCTGGCGGCCACGTCATGGTCGTGGCGGAGCTGACGGTGAAGTACAAGGCCCCGGCGCGTTACGACGACGCGCTGGTGGTGAGGACCTGGCTGTCCGAGGTGGGGTGGACCAGCCTGGTGTTCAGCTACAGTCTGTTGAAAGGTGATACGACCATCGCGGAGGGACGCTCCGTTCACGTCTGCCTCGACCGCGCTGGTCGCCCCGTGGCCATTCCGAGTGATCTGCGTGCGGCCGTGGGGGCCGTTTCTGGCTAA